The Streptomyces sp. NBC_00659 genomic interval CGAACTCCACGACGCCTTCTTCTCCGCGGGCGGCGGCATCCCGCTCACCCTGTGCACCGTGACCGAGGACGGCACCCGCACCGCGTTCGAGTACGTCGTCGACCGCTGGGGCGGCGCCGCTCTGCCCCCGCAGCCGGGCCTCGCGGTCTGCGCCCGGGGCGGCGATGGCCTGATCGCGTCGGCGCGGGTGTACGACGACGTAGAAGCGCCTGTGGAGTAGGGCTGTCGGGTGCCCCCGGCGGGCAGGGATGGGTCCTCGGATCTCCCCGCCCCACCCCCACCGGCAGCGAGAGCAGGAGTGAGCATGCGGTACGTGAAGCTCGGTTCGACGGGTCTGGACGTGTCCCGGATCTGCCTTGGCTGCATGAGCTTCGGCCTGCCCGACCGGGGCGTCCACGAGTGGACCCTCGACGAGGAGGCCTCGCGCCCCTTGATCCGCCAGGCCCTGGAGGCCGGGATCACCTTCTTCGACACGGCGAACGTGTACTCGGACGGCACCAGCGAGGAGATCGTCGGACGGGCGCTCGGCGAGTTCGCGCGCCGCGACGAGATCGTCATCGCCAGCAAGGTCAACGGCGCGATGCACGAGGGCCCCAACGGCCGTGGACTGTCCCGCAAGGCGATCATGACGGAGGTCGACAACAGTCTGCGCCGCCTCGGCACCGACTACATCGACCTCTACCAGATCCACCGATTCGACCGCCGCACCCCCGTCGAGGAGACGATGGAGGCGCTGCACGACGTGGTCAAGGCGGGCAAGGCCCGTTACCTCGGGGCGAGTTCGATGTACGCGTGGGAGTTCTCCAAGGCCCAGTACACGGCCACGCTGCACGGCTGGACTCGTTTCGTCTCCATGCAGAACCACTACAACCTCCTCTACCGCGAGGAGGAGCGCGAGATGCTGCCGCTCTGCGCCGACCAGGGTGTCGGCGTCCTGCCGTGGAGCCCGCTGGCCCGCGGCCGGCTCACCCGTGACTGGGACACGTCCACCGAACGCAGCCGGGGCGACCGGTTCGGCCGGAACCTGTACCAGGACGGCGACCGCGGGATCGTCGACGCGGTCACGCGCGTCGCCGCCGGGCGGGGGGTGCCGCGCGCCACGGTCGCGCTCGCCTGGCTGTTGACGCGCCCCACCGTGACCGCGCCCATCGTGGGCGCCGGCAGGGCGGCGCACATCGAGGACGCGGTCGCCGCGCTCGACCTGGAGCTCTCGGACAAGGAGACCGAGGAGCTGGAACAGCCGTACACGCCCCGGGCGATCAGCGGTCACTGACGCGTACGAGCGGCCGCGGCGCCGACGGCCCCGAGCGGGCGACGCCCCGGCCACCGCGACCGGGCCGCCCGTCGCCGTGGTCCGGCGTGCTCACGACGGCCGGCTCCGGGCGGACCAGGAATTCCGTGCGGAAAGGTGCTCGGATGAGCGCATGAGAGCGCTCCCATTGTGGAGACTTCGGGACGGAAGGTCGGGTCGCCGGGTTTCCGAATTTCTTTTGGCGCGGGCTCGCTGACATTTGGTCAATATTCGCGGCCGTGCCGCATTAGGGGAAAATCCGGGATCGCTTGTTCCCGCTCGCCGCCCTGTGCAAAGGTGGGCGTTGTCGGCGTGCAGACAATATTGGGTTCGTTCTGCACGCGTGTGGCGCGCCCGCTTCCCCTCGCCCGAACGGGCTGTCAGGGGCGGTCGTTCCCGACGTCACCATCACCCTTTGGGTGGGCCCTCCTGTTCCGGCGGGCGGTCTACATACCCATTGGTATGGACAATTGCTGTGCTGCCTTTGGAAGGAAAGCGGACGTGAATGACGGAACGCTGTCTCATTCGTCTGACCCCGACCGCTTGTTCGAGGCGTCGGATGAACGGCTCGCGGCCGAGCTGAAGAGGCAGGGTGGCGCGCCCGCGAACTATCCCGTCGGGGAACTCCTGGACCGGCACTGGGAGGCGGTGTTCTCTTACGCCCGGCTGTGCACCGGCGGCGTACGGCCCGCGGGAATGCTCACCACCGCCTCATTCACGCGGTTGTTCGGGGATTCGCTGCACCAGGCCGGGCCGAGCGCCGCATGGCGACCCCAACTGCTCGTCACCGTCCGCCGCATAGCGGCCGAGTGGCTCATGGACCAGCGGCGTGAACTGCTCGCTCCGGAACTTCTGGCCGAAGCGGACCGGGAGGACCGCGTGGACCGCGCGGCGGCGCGACTGCTTCCGCCGGAGGACAGGCGGCTCATCTCCCGCGCGTTCCAGCGACTGCCCGAGCCGGCCCGCTGCCTGTTGTGGCACGGGGAGGTGGAGGCGGAACAACCGGAGGTACCCGCGGCTCTGTTGGGGATCTTCCCCGAGGACGCGGTCACCGAACTGGAGCGGGCCAGAGAACGCCTGCGCCAGGGCTGTCTGGAGATCCACCACGAACTCGCCCCCAGCGAGGAGTGCCGTCGCTACCACCGCATGCTCGACGTCTCCTTCCGGCGCGGCGGTACCGACCTCGACCCCGACCTGCGGAACCACATGGGCGAATGCGGCCACTGCCGGTACGCGGCCGACCAGTTGAGCGCGTTCAACGGAGAACTCGCCGTCCCGCTCGCCGAGGCGGTGCTCGGCTGGGGCGCGCGCGCCTATCTGGCCTCCCGGCAGGCGCGGGCCGCGGCGGCCGCGGAGGCGGTCCAGGAACAGAGGGGCGACAGCAGCGGCCAGTTCTACGCGGATGGAACGACCGTCGCCGCAAGCGGCCAGGCCTTCACCGACAGAGCCACGGGTGCCACCGGCGGCCCGGCCGCCGGGACCGCCGAGATCATCGAGTTCCGGCCCGACGCCGACGACGTGCGCCCTCCGGGTCTTCCCCCGCGCACCCCGCCGGACGCCCGTCGGTACGGCGGCACCCCGCCCGCGGCCCACGAGAGGGCCACGCCGCGGCCGGCCACCCCGTCCGGAGCGGACGCCCCCGAACCCGGCGAGGGCAGGCGCCCCTCCCGCCGCCGGGGCGCAACCCGTACCGGCGACGGAACCCGCACCTCCCGCCGGGCCGCGGGGCGCAAGGCCTCCCGGCGCGCGCCGGGCCGCCGCAACGTCGCCGTCGCCGTGCTGACCCTCGGCGCGCTCATCGCGGTTCCCCTGGTCCTGTGGGCGTCCGACGCGGACCCGTACGGCCGGCACGACACGACCGACGGCGGCCGCACGTCGGCGGCACCAAGCCGGGAAAACCCGTCGTGGGCCCGGAACGGCGAGAAGAAGGACGGGACCGTGCGCGGCCGGCTGCGCAACACCGCGACCGGCCGGTGCGTCGGCTTCGCCGGAACGACGCCCGCGAGCGGTGCCGAGGCCCGGCTCGTCCCGTGCTCCTCGGAGTCGGCGACGGAGTGGTCGTACGCGGCGGACGGGCTGCTGCGCGACGCGGCCCACCCGGACCTGTGTCTCGACTCCCACCTCGCCTACTCCGTCCAACTGGCCCCCTGTACGGGCGCGTCGCAGCCCGGCGGCAAGAACATCCGCTACGACTTCACCCTCCAGGGCATGCTCGTGCCGCGCTG includes:
- a CDS encoding ricin-type beta-trefoil lectin domain protein, producing MFEASDERLAAELKRQGGAPANYPVGELLDRHWEAVFSYARLCTGGVRPAGMLTTASFTRLFGDSLHQAGPSAAWRPQLLVTVRRIAAEWLMDQRRELLAPELLAEADREDRVDRAAARLLPPEDRRLISRAFQRLPEPARCLLWHGEVEAEQPEVPAALLGIFPEDAVTELERARERLRQGCLEIHHELAPSEECRRYHRMLDVSFRRGGTDLDPDLRNHMGECGHCRYAADQLSAFNGELAVPLAEAVLGWGARAYLASRQARAAAAAEAVQEQRGDSSGQFYADGTTVAASGQAFTDRATGATGGPAAGTAEIIEFRPDADDVRPPGLPPRTPPDARRYGGTPPAAHERATPRPATPSGADAPEPGEGRRPSRRRGATRTGDGTRTSRRAAGRKASRRAPGRRNVAVAVLTLGALIAVPLVLWASDADPYGRHDTTDGGRTSAAPSRENPSWARNGEKKDGTVRGRLRNTATGRCVGFAGTTPASGAEARLVPCSSESATEWSYAADGLLRDAAHPDLCLDSHLAYSVQLAPCTGASQPGGKNIRYDFTLQGMLVPRWNQDLALVPASAEGESDLVLKLRKDEPIQRWTLDTSSPSLQLEVVNWDPAKGDAKGPATGRPSTSATAPVGPRTPTATAATPGHATPSAEPSGSTCASALCPGDSPDGSSRDGGYGTGSGSGGFGSFDGGGEGGRR
- a CDS encoding aldo/keto reductase gives rise to the protein MRYVKLGSTGLDVSRICLGCMSFGLPDRGVHEWTLDEEASRPLIRQALEAGITFFDTANVYSDGTSEEIVGRALGEFARRDEIVIASKVNGAMHEGPNGRGLSRKAIMTEVDNSLRRLGTDYIDLYQIHRFDRRTPVEETMEALHDVVKAGKARYLGASSMYAWEFSKAQYTATLHGWTRFVSMQNHYNLLYREEEREMLPLCADQGVGVLPWSPLARGRLTRDWDTSTERSRGDRFGRNLYQDGDRGIVDAVTRVAAGRGVPRATVALAWLLTRPTVTAPIVGAGRAAHIEDAVAALDLELSDKETEELEQPYTPRAISGH